The Acinetobacter defluvii genome includes a region encoding these proteins:
- a CDS encoding TerD family protein has protein sequence MQLIAGSNLGLTQQNVEILIKTNVPAHIDLDITAYQLAQTTQKVRGDQDMIFYGQLNTANRSVVLTESLSKTPYLAKLNFNTPLIDPQISKVAICATLSEAYAVNALAPIQLEVLENGQVVATATVETQQKTEKALILAEVYKHNDKWKFRFVNQGFNGGLKPLAENFGVEIAADTTQATPTPTPTPTPTPTPTPTPTPTPTPSSGLNLSKIKLDKTNSSINLTKKGVGFGRISVNLNWNQGQQAQSGSFFKKLVGGNKTIDLDLGAMIQFKGGQIALVQPLGNQFGHYDRPPFIHLDGDDRTGARSTGENLHINGDRWDEIERIVIYTYIYSGVAQWAATDGVVTIRIPNQPEIEVRLTDGNHLTTCAIVELKNVGGSIQANREVRYFQDQQYLDQHYRFGFRWTQGSKD, from the coding sequence ATGCAATTGATTGCAGGTAGTAATCTTGGTTTAACGCAACAAAATGTTGAGATTTTAATAAAAACAAACGTTCCTGCGCATATTGATTTAGATATTACAGCTTACCAGTTGGCGCAAACTACGCAAAAAGTCCGTGGCGATCAAGACATGATCTTCTATGGACAACTAAACACTGCAAACCGTAGTGTCGTTTTAACTGAGTCTTTAAGTAAAACCCCTTATCTTGCAAAATTAAATTTCAATACGCCCTTAATTGATCCACAAATAAGCAAAGTTGCCATTTGTGCCACATTAAGCGAAGCATATGCAGTCAATGCTTTAGCACCGATTCAATTGGAAGTGTTGGAGAATGGTCAAGTTGTGGCAACTGCCACGGTAGAAACGCAACAGAAAACTGAAAAAGCGTTGATCTTAGCGGAAGTGTATAAGCACAATGATAAGTGGAAATTCCGTTTTGTAAATCAAGGCTTTAATGGTGGTTTGAAACCGTTAGCAGAAAATTTTGGTGTTGAAATTGCGGCAGATACGACCCAAGCTACGCCAACGCCAACGCCAACGCCAACGCCAACGCCAACGCCAACGCCAACGCCAACGCCAACGCCAACGCCAAGTTCAGGTTTAAATTTATCTAAAATTAAACTCGATAAGACCAATTCAAGTATCAACCTTACCAAAAAAGGAGTAGGTTTTGGTCGAATCTCGGTGAATCTCAACTGGAATCAAGGTCAACAAGCCCAATCAGGCTCATTCTTTAAAAAGTTAGTCGGCGGTAATAAAACCATCGATCTAGACCTTGGGGCAATGATTCAGTTTAAAGGTGGTCAGATTGCACTGGTACAACCTTTGGGTAATCAATTTGGACATTATGATCGTCCACCATTTATTCATTTAGATGGGGATGACCGTACAGGTGCGAGAAGCACAGGTGAAAACTTACATATTAATGGCGACCGTTGGGATGAAATTGAACGGATTGTGATTTATACCTATATTTATTCAGGTGTAGCACAGTGGGCAGCAACGGATGGTGTAGTGACGATTCGTATTCCAAATCAACCTGAAATTGAAGTACGTTTGACTGATGGTAATCATTTGACTACTTGTGCCATTGTCGAACTTAAAAATGTCGGTGGTAGTATTCAAGCCAACCGTGAAGTTCGTTATTTCCAAGATCAACAATATTTAGATCAACATTACCGCTTTGGCTTCCGTTGGACGCAAGGCTCTAAAGATTAA